The following are from one region of the Staphylococcus schleiferi genome:
- a CDS encoding universal stress protein: MFKNILVPFDFGNSFKNVPEQLVKLTGENSAYKIVVFNVISETELANYVRYQGKHFEEVVEEKKDEMKPFLKSLDDANLKYDVKFTTGAATKEIVNEVENADYDVVVMSNKRSEVEIKHVLGHVTHKIAKRVNIPVMIIK, from the coding sequence ATGTTTAAAAATATTCTAGTTCCATTTGATTTCGGAAATAGTTTTAAAAATGTACCTGAGCAATTAGTGAAATTAACAGGTGAAAATTCTGCATATAAAATTGTCGTTTTTAATGTTATTTCTGAAACGGAACTTGCAAATTATGTACGCTATCAAGGCAAACATTTTGAAGAAGTTGTTGAAGAGAAAAAAGATGAAATGAAACCATTTTTAAAATCTTTAGACGATGCCAACTTAAAATATGATGTCAAGTTTACGACAGGCGCAGCTACGAAAGAAATCGTCAATGAAGTTGAAAATGCAGACTATGACGTTGTAGTCATGAGTAACAAACGTTCCGAAGTTGAAATTAAGCACGTGTTAGGACATGTTACACATAAAATTGCGAAACGTGTCAATATCCCTGTAATGATTATAAAATAA
- a CDS encoding ferredoxin, translating to MHYYAYVDREVCISCSACGAAAPRLFRYDAQGIAYMCLDCNSGTAHIPECDLENLDDAVENCPTSAIIVRQQPFSLPIILDREKEF from the coding sequence ATGCATTATTATGCGTATGTAGACAGAGAAGTGTGTATTTCTTGTTCAGCTTGTGGTGCTGCGGCGCCCCGATTGTTTCGGTATGATGCTCAAGGGATAGCGTACATGTGTTTAGATTGTAATAGTGGCACGGCGCATATACCTGAATGTGACTTAGAAAATTTAGATGATGCAGTTGAAAATTGTCCCACGTCAGCGATTATAGTGAGACAGCAGCCTTTTTCGTTACCGATCATATTAGACAGAGAGAAGGAATTCTAA
- the tarL gene encoding teichoic acid ribitol-phosphate polymerase TarL has translation MSNYKLKVDNIYWERVQLFIEGHAENYEIKSKNVVLRNFTETTEVKANGVEIDGNKFKIRFNIAILDNGNYLPADQYLLIFKDDFEYIVHINEKLLEPENYNLEEDELETYNSLETTNDKNNFLLNHYKYEFKKGGTSQKTTYIVSPKMSKEVNEFVLDIKFNKPIPPKSKLATKISEYKKSYNKKSYNVRQFLFKAIFNVTKFFHLKKGNTVLFTSDSRSNMSGNFKFIYDEMLRRKLDEKYDIHYIFKPHISMRRSYVDKFRLPYLLGKADYIFVDDFHPLIYTVNFRKTQEIIQLWHAVGAFKTVGFSRAGKRGGPFFDSPNHRNYTKAYVASENDILYYGEAFGIKEQNVIPTGVPRTDIFFDEQYKEKVVAKMKEDLPMIKGKKVILFAPTFRGNGHATAHYPFFKIDFSRFARYCRENNAVVLFKMHPFVKNRLNIPKEYKQYFLDVSQIREVNDILFITDILISDYSSLVYEFALFKRPMLFYAFDLEDYITSRDFYEPYESFVPGKIVESFDELITALENEDFEIEKVAPFLDKHFKFQDGRSSERVVRDLFGA, from the coding sequence TTGAGTAATTATAAATTAAAAGTAGATAACATCTATTGGGAACGAGTTCAACTATTTATTGAAGGGCACGCTGAAAATTACGAAATTAAAAGCAAAAATGTTGTATTAAGAAATTTTACGGAAACGACTGAAGTAAAAGCTAATGGTGTAGAAATAGATGGGAATAAATTTAAAATCCGTTTTAATATAGCTATCTTAGATAATGGTAATTACTTACCAGCAGACCAATATTTATTAATTTTTAAAGATGACTTTGAATACATTGTTCATATCAATGAAAAACTTTTAGAGCCTGAAAATTATAATTTAGAAGAAGATGAATTAGAGACATACAATTCATTGGAAACAACAAATGACAAGAATAATTTCTTGCTCAATCATTATAAGTATGAATTCAAAAAAGGCGGTACCTCTCAGAAAACGACTTACATTGTATCTCCTAAAATGTCGAAAGAGGTCAATGAATTTGTTCTAGACATCAAATTTAACAAACCTATTCCTCCTAAAAGTAAATTAGCCACAAAAATAAGCGAATATAAAAAGAGCTATAATAAAAAATCATATAATGTGCGTCAATTTTTATTCAAAGCGATTTTTAACGTGACTAAATTTTTCCATTTAAAAAAGGGAAATACAGTTTTGTTCACATCAGACTCTAGATCAAACATGTCAGGAAATTTCAAATTTATTTATGATGAAATGTTGAGACGTAAATTAGATGAAAAGTATGATATTCACTACATATTTAAACCACACATTTCTATGAGAAGAAGTTATGTTGATAAATTTAGACTGCCATATTTACTAGGGAAAGCAGATTACATTTTTGTTGACGACTTTCACCCTTTAATTTACACGGTTAATTTTAGAAAGACTCAAGAAATTATTCAACTTTGGCATGCTGTAGGTGCTTTCAAAACTGTAGGGTTTAGTCGTGCGGGTAAAAGAGGTGGACCATTCTTTGATTCACCAAATCATAGAAACTATACAAAAGCATATGTTGCTTCTGAAAATGACATATTATACTATGGAGAAGCATTCGGAATAAAAGAACAAAATGTCATTCCAACTGGAGTGCCTAGAACTGATATTTTCTTCGACGAGCAGTATAAAGAAAAAGTAGTTGCTAAAATGAAAGAAGATTTACCAATGATAAAAGGTAAGAAGGTTATTTTGTTTGCGCCTACTTTTAGAGGGAATGGTCACGCAACTGCCCACTATCCTTTCTTTAAAATTGATTTTTCAAGATTTGCACGTTACTGTCGTGAAAATAATGCGGTCGTATTATTTAAAATGCATCCATTTGTAAAGAATAGATTAAATATACCTAAAGAATATAAGCAATACTTTTTAGATGTATCGCAAATTAGAGAAGTCAACGATATTCTATTTATCACAGATATTCTGATTAGTGATTATTCTTCACTTGTATATGAATTTGCATTATTTAAGCGACCTATGTTATTTTACGCGTTTGATTTAGAAGACTATATTACATCAAGAGACTTTTATGAGCCTTATGAATCTTTCGTTCCAGGAAAAATTGTAGAGTCTTTTGATGAATTAATTACTGCATTAGAAAATGAAGATTTTGAAATCGAAAAGGTTGCACCTTTCTTAGATAAGCATTTTAAATTCCAGGATGGAAGATCAAGTGAAAGAGTCGTAAGAGATCTTTTTGGGGCGTAA
- a CDS encoding CobW family GTP-binding protein, protein MDIVILSGFLGGGKTSTLNYLVQDALDNHLKPAVIMNDFGARSVDEHLVTEDVQMEVLVNGCICCELKEDVSQQLHELYLSYQPDIVLVECSGVAHPIGVFDACMTPVLAPYIEDITMLGLVDVAAYYEKKELPESVHHLIFEQFRYCSHLILNKIDLLNNEALLSVVDEIQQTYPNIPYILTSYGELTLNEVQHQSQCQVNERSSVHHHGQLSHLMYEFDAPVQQTALIEGLQGLEDIYRIKGFVYLKDCENPCVVQYTLGNLEIKPCPIPMKPYLIVVGHNLDYQEITDTFDVMELAS, encoded by the coding sequence ATGGATATTGTCATATTATCAGGTTTTTTAGGTGGCGGAAAAACATCGACGCTCAATTATTTAGTCCAAGATGCTCTTGACAATCATTTGAAACCGGCTGTGATTATGAATGATTTTGGTGCAAGAAGTGTGGACGAACATCTTGTTACAGAAGATGTTCAAATGGAAGTCCTCGTCAATGGTTGTATTTGTTGTGAGTTGAAGGAAGATGTATCGCAACAATTACACGAGCTGTATCTATCGTACCAACCTGATATTGTCTTAGTTGAATGTAGTGGAGTGGCACACCCTATCGGGGTCTTTGATGCATGTATGACCCCTGTGCTTGCGCCTTATATTGAAGATATTACGATGTTAGGTCTCGTTGACGTAGCAGCCTATTATGAGAAAAAAGAATTGCCAGAGTCCGTGCATCATTTAATATTTGAACAGTTTCGCTACTGCAGTCACTTGATTTTAAATAAAATCGATTTATTAAATAACGAGGCCTTGTTATCTGTGGTGGATGAGATTCAGCAAACATATCCGAATATTCCTTATATTTTAACAAGTTACGGAGAGCTGACTTTAAACGAAGTCCAACATCAATCACAGTGTCAAGTCAATGAGCGCTCTAGTGTGCATCATCATGGGCAATTATCACACTTGATGTACGAATTCGATGCGCCTGTCCAACAAACAGCTTTAATTGAAGGGCTACAAGGTTTAGAAGATATCTATCGCATAAAAGGGTTTGTATATCTTAAAGATTGTGAGAATCCTTGTGTTGTTCAATATACACTTGGAAACTTAGAAATCAAGCCGTGTCCGATTCCGATGAAGCCATATTTAATTGTGGTGGGCCATAATTTGGACTATCAAGAAATTACCGATACGTTTGATGTAATGGAGCTCGCATCTTAA
- the dcd gene encoding dCTP deaminase — MILSDNDIKEYLKRNMLKIEPLVEEHIEPASVDLTLGQHFLKPLPPKEGVQRMSEPIDYETINQSHVVVPAHAFILATTEEYITLPEQLTGFIEGRSSIGRAGLFIQNAGWVDPGFEGKITLELYNANDFPLEIEQGQRICQIVLAETKTKPQVVYHGKYQGQQTTTGSRVFRDWMKDGGI; from the coding sequence GTGATATTGTCAGATAATGATATAAAGGAATATCTAAAACGCAACATGCTTAAAATCGAACCATTAGTAGAAGAACATATTGAACCCGCTTCTGTTGACCTCACGTTAGGGCAACATTTTTTAAAGCCACTCCCACCTAAAGAGGGTGTGCAGCGGATGAGCGAGCCGATTGATTACGAAACGATCAATCAGTCGCATGTCGTTGTTCCTGCACATGCATTTATTTTAGCGACAACGGAAGAATACATTACTTTGCCAGAACAATTAACTGGCTTTATAGAAGGTAGAAGCTCAATTGGTCGTGCAGGTCTCTTTATTCAAAACGCAGGATGGGTCGACCCAGGATTTGAAGGAAAGATTACGCTAGAATTATATAATGCGAATGATTTCCCTTTAGAAATTGAGCAAGGTCAAAGAATCTGTCAAATTGTTTTAGCTGAAACGAAAACGAAACCCCAAGTTGTTTATCATGGTAAGTATCAAGGTCAGCAAACCACAACGGGAAGTCGAGTATTCCGTGATTGGATGAAAGATGGGGGGATTTAG